A single window of Nicotiana tomentosiformis chromosome 1, ASM39032v3, whole genome shotgun sequence DNA harbors:
- the LOC104101645 gene encoding exportin-2 translates to MEWNPETLQFLSQCFLNTLSPLPEPRRRAEAALAEASERSNYGLAVLQLVAEPSVDEQIRHAAAVNFKNHLKARWAPSPPKEPNVPSLTPISNAEKELIKSLIVSLMLKLSPKIQSQLSEALAVIGKHDFPLQWPTLLPELVANLVSLTRANDYVSVNGVLATINSLFKKFRYQFKTNELLVDLKECLDKFAKPLLELFKRTVSVINQAVASGAADAATLKLYVESQRLCCRIFYSLNFQELPEFFEDHMDEWMLEFKKYLTVKYPVLEDSGNDGLAVVDGLRAAVCENIGLYMEKEEELFQKYLSGFVEAVWSLLVVSSASSCRERLTVTAIKFLTTVSTSVHHALFERDDILEQICQSIVIPNVMLRDEDEELFEMNYIEFIRRDMEGSDLDTRRRIACELLKGIAMHYKAKVTEKVSLQIKNCLALFAQNPEANWKYKDCAIYLVVSLATKKAGGSSVSTDLIDVENFFGSVIVPELQSRDVNAFPMLKAGALKFFTMFRNQLPKAVAMALLPDVVRFLASESNVVHSYAASCIEKLLLVKDEGTRARYTATDISPFLLVLMSNLFSALEKPESEENQYIMKCIMRVLGVAEISRDVASACITGLTNVLNRVCQNPKNPVFNHYLFESVAVLIRRACERDPTLISAFEGSLFPSLQMILANDVSEFFPYAFQLLSQLVELNRPPVPQHYVQIFEILLLPESWKKSANVPALVRLLQAFLRKAPHELNQQGRLSNVLGIFNTLISSPSTDEQGFYVLNTVIENLGYDVISPFVGHIWVSLFNRLQHGRTVKFMKNLVIFMSLFLVKHGLQNLVVSMNAVQKDVFHTIVEQFWVPNLKLITGSVELKLTSVASTKLICESSTLLDSKVRGKMLDSIVTLLSRPEEERLSEEPDVPDFGETVGYNATFVHLYNAGKKEEDPLKEVNDPKQYLVASLANHAASSPGTYPQLIRENLEAANQAALLQLCSSYNLSIV, encoded by the coding sequence ATGGAGTGGAACCCCGAAACCCTACAATTTCTGTCCCAATGCTTCCTTAATACGCTGTCTCCGTTACCGGAGCCACGCCGTCGAGCTGAAGCGGCACTTGCCGAGGCCTCTGAGAGATCTAACTATGGCCTCGCCGTCCTTCAGCTCGTAGCTGAGCCTTCTGTTGATGAGCAGATCCGTCATGCTGCTGCCGTTAACTTTAAAAATCACCTCAAGGCCCGTTGGGCTCCATCTCCTCCTAAAGAACCAAATGTTCCATCCTTAACCCCAATTTCAAacgctgaaaaggagcttattaAAAGTTTGATTGTTTCTCTTATGCTTAAGTTGTCACCCAAGATACAGTCTCAGCTCAGTGAAGCATTGGCCGTCATTGGTAAGCATGATTTCCCGTTACAGTGGCCCACTTTGTTGCCTGAGCTTGTTGCCAACCTTGTTAGTTTGACACGAGCGAATGATTATGTTTCTGTTAATGGTGTTTTAGCTACGATTAATTCTTTGTTTAAGAAGTTTCGATATCAGTTTAAGACCAATGAGTTGCTTGTCGATTTGAAAGAATGTCTTGATAAGTTTGCTAAGCCACTTTTggaactgtttaaaagaacagtGAGTGTAATCAATCAAGCTGTGGCGTCTGGGGCTGCAGATGCAGCGACTTTGAAACTGTACGTAGAATCTCAGAGGTTGTGCTGTAGGATATTTTATTCGTTGAATTTTCAGGAGTTGCCTGAGTTCTTTGAGGACCATATGGATGAGTGGATGCTTGAGTTTAAGAAGTATCTCACTGTGAAGTACCCCGTGCTTGAGGACAGTGGTAATGATGGTCTTGCTGTTGTCGATGGCCTGCGTGCTGCAGTGTGTGAAAATATTGGTCTTTATATGGAGAAGGAGGAGGAACTGTTTCAAAAGTATTTAAGCGGGTTTGTGGAGGCTGTATGGAGTCTTCTTGTGGTTTCATCTGCATCTTCTTGCAGGGAACGGCTAACTGTTACTGCAATCAAGTTCTTAACCACTGTTAGTACAAGTGTTCATCATGCTCTCTTTGAAAGAGATGACATATTGGAACAGATTTGTCAGAGTATTGTTATTCCCAATGTGATGCTGAGGGATGAGGATGAGGAGTTGTTTGAAATGAACTATATTGAGTTTATTAGAAGGGATATGGAAGGGAGTGATCTTGACACGAGGAGGAGGATTGCATGCGAACTGCTCAAGGGCATTGCCATGCATTACAAAGCCAAGGTCACGGAGAAGGTTTCCCTTCAAATCAAAAATTGTTTGGCCTTGTTTGCTCAGAATCCAGAAGCAAATTGGAAATATAAGGATTGCGCTATCTATTTGGTCGTCTCCCTTGCCACTAAAAAGGCAGGTGGTAGTTCAGTCTCAACTGATCTTATAGATGTTGAGAACTTTTTTGGTTCAGTTATTGTACCAGAGCTGCAAAGTAGGGATGTGAATGCTTTTCCAATGTTGAAGGCAGGTGCATTGAAGTTCTTTACTATGTTTAGAAATCAGCTGCCAAAGGCTGTTGCAATGGCATTACTTCCAGATGTTGTGCGGTTCCTTGCTTCAGAGTCCAACGTGGTTCATTCTTATGCTGCGAGTTGCATCGAGAAACTCTTGCTTGTCAAAGATGAAGGAACACGAGCAAGATATACAGCCACAGATATTAGTCCCTTTTTGCTTGTGTTGATGTCTAACCTTTTCAGTGCCTTGGAGAAGCCAGAATCCGAGGAGAATCAATATATAATGAAGTGTATCATGCGAGTGCTTGGAGTTGCTGAAATTTCTCGTGATGTTGCTTCAGCTTGCATAACTGGTCTGACAAATGTTCTCAACAGAGTCTGCCAGAACCCAAAAAATCCTGTCTTTAACCATTATCTTTTCGAATCAGTCGCTGTTCTTATTAGGAGAGCCTGTGAGAGGGATCCTACTCTCATATCTGCTTTTGAAGGAAGCCTTTTCCCTAGCCTCCAGATGATCTTAGCTAATGATGTGAGCGAGTTCTTCCCTTATGCATTCCAACTGTTGTCCCAGCTAGTTGAGTTGAATAGACCTCCTGTACCTCAGCACTACGTGCAGATCTTTGAGATTCTCCTTTTACCTGAGTCATGGAAAAAGTCGGCAAATGTTCCTGCTCTTGTTCGCTTGCTTCAAGCATTCCTTCGTAAGGCACCCCATGAGCTAAACCAACAGGGCAGGCTATCTAATGTTCTGGGTATTTTCAATACACTAATTTCATCTCCCAGCACAGATGAACAGGGGTTTTATGTGCTCAATACGGTTATTGAAAACCTTGGGTATGATGTGATATCACCTTTTGTCGGCCACATTTGGGTTTCACTTTTTAACCGGCTGCAGCATGGCAGAACAGTGAAGTTTATGAAGAATCTTGTGATATTCATGTCTCTTTTCTTGGTCAAGCATGGGTTACAAAATCTTGTGGTTTCGATGAATGCTGTTCAAAAGGATGTCTTCCATACAATTGTGGAGCAATTTTGGGTACCTAACCTCAAGTTAATCACAGGATCAGTTGAACTCAAGCTGACTTCAGTTGCTTCAACTAAACTAATATGTGAATCTTCAACATTATTGGATTCCAAGGTTCGGGGAAAAATGCTTGACAGTATTGTTACTCTTCTCTCTAGGCCAGAGGAAGAGAGACTGTCGGAGGAGCCAGACGTTCCAGACTTTGGGGAGACTGTGGGTTATAATGCAACTTTTGTCCATCTTTATAATGCTGGGAAGAAAGAAGAGGACCCTTTGAAGGAAGTGAATGATCCAAAGCAATATTTGGTGGCTTCCTTGGCAAATCATGCTGCTAGTTCGCCTGGGACATATCCACAACTTATTAGAGAAAATCTTGAGGCAGCAAATCAAGCAGCACTTCTTCAGCTCTGCAGCTCCTATAATCTTTCAATTGTTTGA
- the LOC138906289 gene encoding uncharacterized protein, with translation MRQDDGFTKLKGMLDSNNRMLQQLIGSTGKMQQRVDSHESALNNCPQGTLPADTQVNPKEQGQKQLMAVSLRNGRDLDLEQEMARESQPTETLVPVPIEIDDSAGLTEVMVQHAPAESSKEKEVTKETESVQEKVVEIVPEQVQNQITGKKRPPTPFSQRLAKYQKDEQYKKFLEMLKQIQVNIPLIDALKEMPGYAKMMKDLMSRKFDFQDLATVTLTQKCSVVVTRPITEKLSDPGSFTISCTIGNYAFAKALCDLGASINLMPLAIYKRLGIGRARPTSMLLQLADRTVKRPSGILDDVLFQVGKFVFLTDFVILDCRVDEEIPIILGRPFLATGRALIYCEIGELKMRLNNEERIFNVQKSMRRPSEFANCSIIEAVDVILEEEDETLNAKDPLVACLMNLDEVNGEDLAEWVMALKGQGFWKRDLEFEPLHLEERNIPPAKPSIEEPPKCAERTTFADIKGISPAICMHNILLEDVHKPSREHQRRLNPNMKEVVKKAAFEELKKRLMTAPIIVAPDWEQPFELICNASDYAVGAVFGQRKDKVMHPIYCASRTLSGAQLNCTVTEKEMLAVVFAFDKFRSYLIGSKGTENQVADHLSRLEGAEKKVYVEEIVETFPDEQLLATSLEVAPWYADIANYMASSIVPYDLSSVQKKKFFRDCHMYYWDEPYLFRIYVDNMIRRCILEIDQSSILQACHALPYVGHFGGVRTTVKVLESGFYWPTLFKDAHLWVKGSNECQRTRNISRQHEMPMNPIQEVEVFDV, from the exons ATGAGACAAGATGATGGTTTTACTAAACTTAAGGGAATGCTGGACAGCAACAACAGAATGCTGCAACAACTGATTGGGTCCACGGGAAAAATGCAACAGAGAGTAGACTCACATGAATCAGCTCTAAACAATTGTccccaagggacgttacctgcagatacacaagtcaatccaaaagaacAGGGCCAAAAACAACTTATGGCAGTGAGTctacgaaatggtagagacctagatctggaGCAAGAGATGGCTCGCGAGAGCCAACCTactgaaacacttgtgccagTACCCATTGAGATAGATGATTCAGCAGGGTTGACAGAGGTGATGGTACAACATGCGCCAGCTGAatcaagcaaagaaaaagaggtcACGAAGGAAACTGAGTCAGTGCAAGAGAAGGTAGTAGAAATAGTGCCAGAGCAGGTTCAAAATCAAATCACAGGAAAGAAGCGGCCTCCAACACCCTTCTCccagagattggccaaatatcaaaAAGATGAGCAGTATAAGAAATTCTTGGAGATGTTGAAACAAATTCAGGTTAACATTCCATTGATTGATGCCTTAAAGgaaatgcctggttatgcaaaaatgatgaaggacttgatgtctcgtaagttcgactttcaagacttggccacAGTTACACTGACTCAGAAATGTAGTGTCGTTGTGACGAGACCCATAACTGAGAAGTTATCTGatccagggagtttcacaatctCATGCACGATAGGCaactatgcttttgctaaagcattgtgtgatttaggggcaagcataaacctgatgcccttggctatctacaaaaggttaggcataGGAAGAGCTagacccacatccatgttactacagctagccgaccgaacagtgaagaggccctctggtatccttgatgatgtattaTTCCAGGTTGGGAAGTTTGTGTTCCtaacagattttgtcattctagactgtcgggttgacgaggagattcccataattttgggaagaccattcttggccactgggagagctTTAATCTACTGTGAGATTGGGGAGCTCAAAATGAGACTAAATAATGAAGAAAGAATATTCAACGTGCAGAAATCTATGCGGCGACCAAGTGAATTTGCTAACTGCTCTATAATAGAAGCCGtggatgtaattttggaggaggaagatgaaaCCTTGAATGCTAAAGACCCTCTAGTAGCTTGTCTCATGAACTTAGATGAAGTAAATGGAGAGGATTTGGCGGAATGGGTGATGGCTCTTAAAGGCCAAGGGTTTTGGAAAAGAGATctcgaatttgagcctttgcacttagaagaaagaaatattcctccagctaagccatcgatagaagagccaccaaa atgtgcagaaagaacaacttttgcag ACATTAAGGGGATTAGCCCGGCCATCTGTATGCATAACATTCTACTGGAAGATGtccacaaaccttccagagaacatcaaagaaggctaaaCCCCAACATGAAGGAAGTTGTGAAAAA GGcagcttttgaggaattgaagaagAGGCTGATGACAGCACCCATCATAGTTGCACCtgactgggagcaaccatttgagctgaTATGTAATGCAAGCGACTATGCTGTGGGAGCAGTGTTTGGACAGCGCAAAGACAAAGTCATGCATCCAATATACTGCGCTAGTAGAACTTTGAGTGGTGCCCAACTAAATTGCACGGTGACTGAGAAGGAGATGCTAgcagtggtgttcgcatttgacaaattcaggtcatacctgataggctctaag GGAACAGAGaaccaagtggctgatcacttgtccaggcTGGAAGGAGCCGAGAAGAAGGTTTACGTGGAAGAGATTGTGGAGACCttcccggatgaacaactacTAGCCACGAGTCTTGAGGtagcgccatggtatgcagatattgCAAACTACATGGCAAGCAGTATTGTCCCCTATGACCTTTCTtctgttcaaaagaaaaagttctttcgcgactgtcacatgtattattgggatgagccttatctgTTCCGGATTtatgttgataacatgatccggaggtgtatcctcgagatagaccaatcttctattttgcaggcttgTCACGCGTTACCATATGTTGGCCATTTCGGGGGAGTAAGGACAACTGTGAAAGTCTTGGAGTCCGGCTTCTACTGGCCGacattgttcaaagatgcacacttatgGGTGAAAGGTAGTAATGAATGCCAACGAACCAGGAATATTTCTCGTCaacatgagatgcctatgaacccaattcaggaggtagaagtgtttgatgtatag